From Pelosinus fermentans DSM 17108, the proteins below share one genomic window:
- a CDS encoding PolC-type DNA polymerase III — translation MYSYCIIPDNPEKFLSFLSQLPIKSEDKELIKYCKITKVEVHTALSTWDIFITVPKELSTNMLMVAEEKFCTDCGLKKVNFIQSIKVLEDYLAHNWLDFVAKISNNVHSIKHLLTNATWNFDGQTLTIEAIGELAAEIFSTHGTIQNMQSFILAEFNRNCTVKCITTATTRVTRHEDLLTPEYLEALTEHKSPSEAKADNPIIFGRNIKADSVPMSSIQDEARNIVVEGQLVNFELRELRSGRQLLTFDMGDLTDGLSGKVFFEDKDKEQFAKVSAILKKGMTVKAKGTVQFDKYSNELVLYADSMCKVNTVTRMDNAPTTRIELHAHTRMSNMDAVVSAKDLIKTAANWGHSAVAITDHGVVQAFPEAHEAALKAGIKVIYGMEGYLVDEDLKKARHIIILAQNSIGLRNLYRLVSLSHIKYLYRTPRVPRKILMEYREGLLLGSACEAGELIQAILRGENDEELFRIAEFYDYLEIQPIGNNSFLIREGMVANEEGLRKINRKVCEIGVKLNKLVVATCDVHFLNPEDEVYRRIMMAGKGFSDADQQPPLYFRTTEEMMNEFVYLGNDKAYEVVVENPRRINELIEIIKPIPDELYSPQIPGAEDQIRSMSYHKAEQLYGNPLPPVVAERLKYELDAIINNGFAVLYLIAHKLVKKSLDDGYLVGSRGSVGSSFVATMTDITEVNPLPPHWSCPSCKYSEFVTDGSYGGGFDLPDKICPQCNTPTEKNGHDIPFAVFMGFHGDKVPDIDLNFSGHYQPTAHKYTEELFGKDNVFRAGTIATVADKTAYGYVKNYFNDKGITPRNAYINALINGCTGVKRTTGQHPGGIMVVPRDMDVHHFTPIQHPADDKTSGTITTHFDYHSISSRLVKLDILGHDDPTVIRMLEDLTGIDAQTISLDDTETMSLFSSTTALNLTPAQLGSNVGTFGIPEFGTKFVRQMLEDTKPKTFSELVRISGFSHGTDVWLNNAQDLIKAGTAKLSEAISARDDIMMYLIHKGVDPSLAFKTMEGVRKGKGIKPEDVAKLREKNVPEWYIESCQKIKYMFPKAHAVAYVMMAFRIAYCKVHHPLAFYASYFTVRGTDFDAELVLQGEVMLRNKLNEFESKGNNITVKEKGLVTIIEMALEMYLRGFTFQRVDLYKSDATKFLVVDNGLLPPLSSLQGLGENAAHNIALTREGIPFSSMEDLRNRARLSKTVVDILKTHGCLTDLPESDQMMLFG, via the coding sequence ATGTATAGTTATTGTATTATACCTGATAATCCTGAGAAATTCTTGTCTTTCCTTTCACAATTACCAATAAAAAGCGAAGATAAAGAGCTAATTAAATATTGCAAAATTACCAAGGTTGAGGTTCATACTGCGCTAAGTACTTGGGATATATTCATAACTGTACCAAAAGAATTATCCACAAACATGTTGATGGTAGCGGAAGAAAAGTTCTGCACTGATTGCGGTTTAAAAAAAGTAAATTTTATTCAAAGTATTAAAGTATTAGAAGATTATTTAGCACATAATTGGTTAGATTTCGTTGCTAAAATCTCTAATAATGTACATTCTATTAAACATTTACTTACAAACGCCACGTGGAACTTTGATGGTCAAACCCTAACGATTGAAGCCATCGGTGAATTAGCTGCTGAAATCTTTTCCACTCATGGAACCATACAAAATATGCAGTCCTTTATATTGGCTGAGTTTAATCGAAACTGCACTGTCAAATGTATCACTACAGCTACTACTAGAGTCACTCGCCATGAAGACTTATTAACTCCTGAATATTTAGAAGCATTAACAGAACATAAATCCCCTAGTGAGGCCAAGGCAGACAATCCCATTATTTTTGGGAGAAATATTAAAGCTGACTCGGTACCTATGAGCAGTATTCAAGATGAAGCACGTAATATTGTAGTAGAGGGTCAACTTGTAAATTTTGAGTTGCGAGAATTACGTTCAGGACGACAGCTCTTAACTTTTGATATGGGGGATTTAACGGATGGTCTTAGTGGCAAAGTATTCTTTGAAGATAAAGACAAAGAACAGTTTGCTAAAGTATCAGCAATTTTGAAAAAAGGGATGACAGTAAAAGCGAAAGGTACTGTTCAATTTGATAAATACAGCAATGAACTAGTTCTCTATGCTGACAGTATGTGCAAGGTTAATACCGTCACGCGCATGGATAATGCTCCAACAACACGAATTGAATTACATGCTCATACACGCATGAGTAATATGGATGCTGTGGTATCAGCCAAAGATCTTATCAAGACTGCTGCTAACTGGGGGCACTCTGCCGTTGCAATTACTGATCACGGTGTAGTCCAAGCGTTCCCAGAAGCTCATGAAGCCGCCCTCAAAGCAGGCATTAAAGTAATTTACGGTATGGAAGGCTACCTAGTTGACGAAGATCTCAAGAAAGCTCGTCACATTATTATATTAGCCCAAAATAGTATTGGTTTGCGAAATTTATATCGGTTAGTTTCATTATCCCACATAAAATATTTATATAGAACACCTCGTGTTCCTCGCAAAATACTAATGGAGTATCGAGAAGGCTTATTATTAGGATCAGCCTGTGAAGCAGGCGAATTGATTCAAGCTATACTGCGTGGAGAAAATGACGAAGAATTATTTAGAATTGCTGAGTTTTATGATTATTTGGAAATTCAGCCTATCGGCAATAATTCTTTCTTAATCCGAGAAGGGATGGTCGCAAATGAAGAGGGCTTAAGAAAAATCAATCGCAAAGTCTGCGAAATTGGTGTTAAGCTTAATAAACTTGTGGTAGCAACCTGCGATGTACATTTCTTAAACCCCGAAGACGAAGTATATCGACGAATCATGATGGCTGGCAAAGGCTTTAGTGATGCTGATCAACAACCGCCTTTGTATTTTCGTACTACAGAAGAAATGATGAATGAATTTGTATATCTTGGCAATGACAAGGCTTATGAAGTCGTTGTAGAAAATCCACGACGTATTAACGAGCTAATTGAAATAATTAAACCGATTCCTGATGAGCTTTACTCACCACAAATTCCGGGTGCTGAAGATCAAATCCGATCGATGTCCTATCATAAGGCAGAACAATTATATGGCAATCCATTGCCGCCAGTGGTAGCAGAACGATTAAAATATGAATTGGATGCTATTATTAATAATGGTTTTGCTGTTTTATATCTTATTGCTCATAAATTAGTAAAAAAATCATTAGACGATGGCTATCTGGTAGGTTCAAGGGGTTCTGTTGGCTCTTCTTTTGTTGCCACTATGACAGATATAACGGAAGTTAACCCTTTGCCTCCACACTGGAGCTGCCCGAGCTGTAAATATAGTGAATTTGTTACGGATGGCAGCTATGGAGGCGGATTTGACTTGCCTGACAAAATTTGTCCACAATGCAATACTCCTACGGAAAAAAATGGACATGATATTCCATTTGCTGTTTTTATGGGTTTTCATGGTGACAAGGTTCCTGATATTGATTTAAACTTTTCTGGACATTATCAGCCTACTGCTCATAAATATACAGAAGAATTATTTGGCAAGGACAATGTATTTCGTGCAGGAACGATTGCTACTGTTGCAGATAAAACAGCATATGGTTATGTGAAAAATTATTTTAATGATAAAGGAATAACCCCGCGCAATGCTTACATTAATGCTTTGATTAATGGCTGCACTGGAGTGAAGCGAACTACTGGACAACATCCAGGAGGTATTATGGTTGTACCAAGGGATATGGATGTTCATCATTTTACACCCATACAGCATCCTGCTGACGATAAGACTTCTGGAACAATTACCACTCATTTTGATTATCATTCTATTAGTAGCCGTTTAGTTAAGCTTGATATTCTCGGTCATGACGATCCAACAGTTATTCGCATGTTAGAAGATCTAACTGGAATTGATGCCCAAACGATTTCACTGGATGATACCGAAACAATGAGTTTATTTTCCTCAACTACTGCATTAAATTTAACACCTGCGCAGTTGGGGAGCAACGTTGGAACTTTTGGCATCCCCGAATTCGGGACAAAATTTGTACGGCAAATGTTAGAAGACACCAAACCTAAAACATTTAGTGAATTAGTGCGGATCAGTGGTTTTTCCCATGGTACAGATGTATGGCTCAATAATGCTCAAGACTTGATTAAAGCAGGTACAGCCAAATTATCTGAAGCTATTTCAGCCCGTGATGATATTATGATGTACCTTATTCATAAAGGTGTTGATCCTTCTTTGGCCTTCAAGACTATGGAGGGTGTACGCAAGGGAAAAGGCATAAAGCCGGAGGATGTCGCAAAATTGCGTGAGAAAAATGTACCAGAGTGGTATATTGAATCTTGCCAAAAAATTAAATATATGTTTCCAAAAGCCCATGCAGTTGCTTATGTTATGATGGCCTTTCGTATAGCGTATTGCAAAGTTCATCACCCTTTAGCTTTTTATGCTTCTTATTTTACGGTAAGAGGTACTGATTTTGATGCAGAACTTGTGTTACAAGGAGAGGTTATGTTACGAAATAAGTTAAATGAATTTGAATCAAAAGGAAATAATATAACTGTTAAAGAAAAGGGACTTGTTACTATTATTGAAATGGCTTTGGAAATGTATTTGCGTGGTTTTACTTTTCAAAGAGTTGACCTATATAAATCAGATGCAACTAAGTTCTTAGTTGTGGATAATGGACTCTTACCGCCCTTATCCTCTCTACAAGGTTTGGGAGAAAATGCAGCGCATAATATTGCCCTTACACGTGAAGGAATTCCCTTTTCATCTATGGAAGACCTGAGAAATCGAGCACGTCTATCAAAAACAGTAGTGGATATATTAAAAACCCACGGTTGCCTCACTGATTTACCTGAATCGGATCAAATGATGCTTTTCGGATAA
- a CDS encoding histidine phosphatase family protein: MTKVILVRHGQTQWNLEMKYQGHCDVALTEEGIRQANLAANSLAEESLSAVYASDLCRAFATAECIAKKHQLQVKTIPEFREINFGKWEGLTYAAINDQWSDLMAKLLTHPDEIEIPEGETFRAVKERSTIALTKLVEKHPDQTIVVVSHGGTIRTILCAVLNIHLNYLWNIKQDNTAINILEYYDNQVLVSLVNGTHHLKVGSIE, encoded by the coding sequence ATGACAAAAGTGATTTTAGTCCGTCATGGACAAACACAGTGGAACTTAGAAATGAAATATCAAGGGCATTGTGATGTAGCTTTAACTGAAGAAGGCATACGACAAGCTAATCTGGCAGCAAATAGTCTGGCAGAAGAATCACTTTCTGCTGTATATGCCAGTGATTTATGCCGTGCCTTTGCGACAGCCGAATGTATTGCTAAAAAGCATCAGCTGCAGGTTAAAACTATACCTGAATTTAGGGAAATTAATTTTGGTAAATGGGAAGGTCTTACCTACGCTGCTATCAATGATCAGTGGTCAGATCTGATGGCTAAGCTTCTTACTCATCCTGATGAAATTGAAATCCCAGAAGGTGAAACCTTTAGAGCAGTAAAAGAAAGATCTACCATTGCCTTAACAAAATTGGTGGAAAAACACCCAGACCAAACAATTGTTGTTGTTTCTCATGGAGGAACCATACGTACTATTTTATGTGCAGTGCTTAATATCCATTTGAACTATCTATGGAATATAAAGCAAGATAATACTGCTATTAATATTCTTGAGTATTATGACAATCAAGTATTGGTTTCACTGGTAAATGGTACGCATCATTTAAAGGTTGGTTCAATAGAATAG
- the cobD gene encoding threonine-phosphate decarboxylase CobD: MSGLNVFEHGGNLYAKMRETGGGLSEILDFSANINPLGISDKIRQTLHESLESIIHYPDAQGYALKNAISQHYQVDSASITIGNGAVELMYILCHMLAPKRVLVTAPTFSEYECAARASGANIEYFYLDERDNFEIDIEKLTKRLTDIDVIFICNPNNPTGTLLTNKQLEKLLEVARIQNTYVVIDESFIDFLPNAVTYTCRHLLTQYENLIILHSLTKFYAIPGLRLGFSLASPRITMMLHAGKDPWNVNTLAQNAGVVALSDNDYQRISQDYVAEAKIELYNNLLAIKKLKPYLPSVNFILINIKETAMTAKQLRNTMEKHNILIRDCSNYPGLSSEYIRVAVKQKKQNYILVDTLKRLLGGI, encoded by the coding sequence ATGAGTGGACTCAATGTTTTTGAACATGGCGGTAATTTGTATGCTAAAATGCGAGAGACAGGCGGCGGTTTATCTGAAATATTAGATTTTAGTGCTAATATTAATCCTCTAGGTATTTCAGATAAAATTCGACAAACATTACATGAGTCTCTAGAATCCATTATCCATTATCCTGATGCACAAGGTTATGCTTTAAAGAATGCAATCAGCCAACATTATCAAGTAGACTCTGCATCAATAACAATAGGTAATGGAGCGGTAGAGCTGATGTACATTTTATGTCATATGCTAGCCCCCAAACGAGTATTGGTGACGGCACCAACGTTTAGTGAATACGAATGTGCAGCAAGGGCTAGTGGAGCAAATATCGAATATTTTTATCTTGATGAGCGAGATAATTTTGAGATTGATATAGAAAAACTAACTAAACGACTCACTGATATCGATGTGATATTCATTTGCAATCCTAATAATCCAACTGGTACCTTATTGACAAATAAACAGCTAGAAAAGCTATTAGAAGTCGCTAGAATACAGAATACTTATGTAGTCATTGATGAATCATTTATCGACTTTTTACCTAATGCAGTTACGTACACTTGCCGTCATTTATTAACGCAATATGAAAACCTTATCATTTTGCATTCACTTACCAAGTTTTACGCCATACCAGGGCTACGACTTGGTTTTAGTCTAGCCAGTCCTAGAATTACCATGATGTTACACGCAGGAAAAGATCCTTGGAATGTTAATACTTTAGCGCAAAATGCTGGTGTTGTGGCATTGTCTGATAATGATTATCAACGTATAAGCCAAGACTATGTTGCAGAAGCAAAAATAGAGTTATATAATAACTTATTAGCAATAAAAAAATTAAAACCATACTTACCATCTGTAAATTTCATTTTAATAAATATTAAAGAGACAGCTATGACAGCAAAGCAATTACGAAACACTATGGAAAAGCATAATATTTTAATTCGTGATTGTAGTAATTACCCAGGCTTATCTTCAGAATATATTCGGGTAGCTGTAAAACAAAAGAAACAAAATTATATTTTAGTCGATACATTAAAAAGATTGTTAGGAGGAATTTAA
- a CDS encoding GHMP kinase → MRVTVKAPGSCGELAQGTIAGKNFLITCPIDLYSEVTVKPCKDTASLNVGNKIMSAIEKTLHYLKITDNFYVNLRSELPIGKGMASSSADISATCQSIALSSGKILSPDEIADIALSIEPTDGIFYPGIVLFDHIQGQIRQCLGNAIPMYIAILDVGGEIDTLYFNQRNDLEKLNQAKELQVQEAMNLIVKGLTTNDLSLLGEGATLSALANQKILFKPYLEEMISISLSWGAVGVNIAHSGTVVGILFPPNQLHHCSPCIEEINRHCDSVKFLRIVKFISGGLKKQEGDSNEWTQCF, encoded by the coding sequence ATGAGGGTAACAGTCAAAGCTCCTGGGTCTTGTGGTGAATTAGCACAAGGTACAATTGCTGGAAAAAACTTTTTGATTACTTGTCCCATTGATCTATATTCTGAAGTGACAGTAAAACCATGTAAGGATACGGCATCATTGAATGTTGGCAATAAGATTATGTCCGCTATCGAGAAAACACTCCATTATTTAAAAATTACGGATAATTTTTATGTCAATCTAAGATCAGAATTACCAATTGGTAAAGGAATGGCTTCCAGCAGTGCAGATATTAGTGCCACTTGCCAAAGTATTGCTTTAAGCAGCGGAAAGATTTTATCACCTGATGAAATAGCTGATATTGCTTTATCGATAGAACCTACCGATGGTATATTCTATCCAGGTATTGTATTATTTGATCATATACAAGGACAGATTCGTCAGTGCTTAGGAAATGCAATTCCAATGTATATTGCAATTCTTGATGTTGGAGGAGAAATAGATACCCTTTACTTTAATCAACGCAATGACTTAGAAAAATTAAACCAAGCTAAGGAGTTGCAAGTACAAGAAGCTATGAATTTAATCGTTAAAGGACTTACTACAAATGATCTCTCTCTTCTTGGTGAAGGAGCTACTCTTAGTGCACTAGCAAATCAGAAAATATTGTTTAAACCCTATTTAGAAGAAATGATCAGCATTAGTTTATCCTGGGGAGCAGTAGGAGTAAATATTGCTCACAGCGGTACTGTGGTTGGAATCCTATTTCCGCCAAATCAACTGCATCATTGTTCGCCTTGTATCGAAGAAATCAATAGGCATTGTGATAGTGTTAAATTTTTGCGTATTGTAAAATTTATTTCTGGTGGATTAAAGAAACAAGAAGGTGATAGTAATGAGTGGACTCAATGTTTTTGA
- the cobS gene encoding adenosylcobinamide-GDP ribazoletransferase, producing MNNFITGLQFLTRIQIAKQSEWSPESFGRSVKYFPLIGAILGIILVLVYHVLAEFLPYIGMYLPPHILAIFLIISNVLLTGGLTCDGFMDTMDGIFSGRSKDRMLEIMKDSRIGANGVMSFVLLAILKWSLIMDIPPQGLPTALFMMPLVGRFAMVIGITVFPYARPDGIGKAFAQYAGKYTLCIATVLTLLFIIPLGKQAIVSLFAVIVVTLLFSNYVKKLIGGLTGDIYGAITEITEIVLLLVFLY from the coding sequence ATGAATAATTTTATAACAGGATTACAGTTTTTAACGCGAATTCAAATTGCTAAACAATCAGAGTGGTCACCTGAAAGCTTTGGCCGAAGTGTCAAATATTTCCCTTTAATAGGTGCTATCCTTGGGATTATTCTCGTGCTAGTTTATCATGTATTGGCTGAGTTCCTCCCTTATATTGGGATGTATCTACCACCCCATATATTAGCAATTTTTTTGATCATTTCTAATGTTTTACTTACTGGTGGTCTAACTTGTGATGGTTTCATGGATACTATGGATGGCATTTTTTCCGGTCGATCGAAAGACCGAATGTTAGAAATAATGAAAGACAGCAGAATTGGAGCTAATGGTGTGATGTCTTTTGTATTGCTTGCCATACTAAAGTGGTCGCTCATTATGGACATTCCTCCCCAAGGGCTTCCTACAGCTTTGTTTATGATGCCATTAGTAGGTCGATTTGCAATGGTCATTGGAATTACTGTATTTCCCTATGCCCGCCCTGATGGCATCGGTAAAGCTTTTGCTCAATATGCAGGTAAATACACTTTATGCATTGCCACCGTACTCACCTTATTATTTATAATACCTTTGGGTAAGCAGGCTATTGTGAGTCTATTTGCTGTGATTGTTGTTACTCTACTATTTTCTAATTATGTAAAAAAACTAATCGGGGGTTTGACTGGTGATATTTATGGTGCAATTACTGAAATAACCGAAATAGTTTTACTCCTTGTATTTTTGTACTAA
- the cbiB gene encoding adenosylcobinamide-phosphate synthase CbiB, protein MEQYLPLVAILIDTFLGDPRSSLHPVVMIGNCIAFFEKKLLNPRYSHRFKKITGMLLVILVLGITYSVTWWILKLLSQIHPWAEFLGGALLLSLTISPNSLAKAGNEIYYYLVFGDLKQARFKVGWIVGRDTDKLTVPEITRATVETIAENIVDGVISPLFYFIVGGVPLAFLYRAVNTLDSMVGYKNDKYKDFGMCAARVDDLFNYIPARLTALFILLATIVLRFNFIGASKTIWKDAAKHPSPNSGLSEAAVAGALGIRLGGLNYYGGIASQRAYMGEGKTPLIPIHIKQTIHIMYITTAFFIASLFIYSKLMV, encoded by the coding sequence ATGGAGCAATATCTGCCACTAGTTGCCATATTAATTGATACATTCCTTGGCGACCCTCGATCCTCTCTGCATCCTGTAGTAATGATTGGTAATTGTATTGCTTTTTTTGAAAAAAAGCTATTAAATCCTCGATATTCTCATAGATTTAAAAAAATAACTGGTATGCTGCTTGTAATCTTAGTTTTAGGGATAACTTATAGTGTTACTTGGTGGATATTAAAACTCTTATCTCAAATTCATCCCTGGGCCGAATTTCTTGGAGGAGCTCTTTTGTTGAGCCTTACAATTTCACCTAACAGTTTAGCTAAGGCAGGAAATGAAATTTACTATTACTTAGTATTTGGTGATTTAAAACAAGCTCGATTTAAGGTAGGCTGGATTGTGGGACGAGATACAGATAAACTTACTGTTCCAGAAATTACAAGGGCAACAGTAGAAACCATCGCAGAAAATATTGTTGATGGTGTTATTTCCCCCCTCTTTTATTTTATAGTTGGTGGAGTTCCATTAGCGTTTTTATATCGAGCAGTAAATACTCTGGACTCTATGGTGGGGTACAAGAACGATAAATATAAGGATTTCGGCATGTGCGCAGCTCGTGTTGATGATCTCTTTAATTATATTCCAGCGCGTTTAACAGCGCTCTTCATCCTGCTAGCTACAATTGTGCTGCGCTTTAACTTTATCGGAGCAAGTAAGACAATTTGGAAGGATGCAGCAAAACATCCCAGTCCTAATAGTGGACTATCAGAAGCAGCTGTCGCTGGCGCGCTAGGCATCCGCTTAGGTGGTTTAAATTATTATGGGGGAATCGCTTCACAACGTGCTTACATGGGAGAAGGAAAAACTCCTTTAATTCCAATTCATATCAAACAGACAATTCATATCATGTACATAACAACGGCTTTTTTTATTGCGAGTTTATTCATCTATTCTAAGCTGATGGTATAA
- a CDS encoding cobyric acid synthase produces MAKTIMLQGTSSHVGKSIITTALCRIFLQDGQRVVPFKAQNMALNSYVTKTGGEMGRAQVAQAEAAGLEPVVEMNPVLLKPTGNSCSQVVLMGKPIGNMTAKEYHTGYSLKALGVIKECLDHLGSEFDVIVIEGAGSPAEVNLKANDIVNMRIAKMLTAPVLLIADIDRGGALASVVGTLELLDPDERDLVKGIIINKFRGDIDLLKPALEFLEEKTGKPVVGVVPHLDQLGIDDEDSVSLDDKQIMSVRELEIVVIRTPKISNFTDFAAFASEIDVNVRYIKQGESIGKPDLILLPGSKNTIEDLLYIRQQGYEEQILELVNSGTPLIGICGGYQMLGKKIADPEHTESNLDSIAGIGLLDIATTFTPSKVTHQVTAICNNNGFLGVKFSCDDLTGYEIHMGRTEFLDNLQHAFTITSRSDQPLTSVDGVVRSDGLVMGTYIHGIFDNDEYRRNLLNSLRIRKGLAPIESVNDTHTRKENSYNRLADTVRNSLNMELIYTLLGSE; encoded by the coding sequence ATGGCTAAAACCATTATGCTACAAGGAACAAGCTCACATGTGGGAAAAAGCATAATAACAACCGCTTTATGCCGCATCTTCTTACAAGATGGACAAAGGGTAGTACCTTTTAAGGCACAAAATATGGCTTTAAATTCATATGTAACTAAAACAGGTGGCGAAATGGGCCGAGCTCAAGTTGCCCAAGCAGAAGCTGCTGGTTTGGAACCTGTAGTAGAAATGAATCCAGTCTTATTAAAACCAACAGGTAATTCTTGTTCACAGGTTGTTTTAATGGGTAAACCCATCGGTAATATGACAGCTAAAGAATATCATACTGGTTACAGTCTCAAAGCATTAGGTGTTATTAAAGAGTGTTTGGATCATTTAGGTTCTGAATTTGATGTCATCGTGATTGAAGGAGCTGGCAGCCCAGCTGAAGTAAATCTCAAGGCAAATGATATTGTGAATATGCGTATTGCGAAAATGCTGACAGCACCCGTTTTATTAATCGCCGACATTGATCGCGGAGGCGCTTTGGCATCTGTTGTTGGTACCTTGGAATTATTAGATCCTGATGAACGTGATTTAGTTAAGGGAATTATTATTAATAAATTTCGTGGCGATATCGATCTATTAAAGCCGGCTTTAGAATTTTTAGAAGAAAAAACAGGTAAACCTGTAGTAGGTGTAGTGCCACATCTTGATCAATTAGGCATTGACGATGAAGATTCAGTTTCTCTTGATGATAAACAAATAATGAGCGTCCGTGAACTTGAGATCGTAGTCATTAGAACACCTAAAATATCTAACTTTACAGATTTTGCGGCCTTTGCCAGTGAAATAGATGTCAATGTCCGTTATATTAAACAAGGCGAGTCCATTGGCAAACCTGATCTTATACTGTTACCAGGAAGTAAAAATACGATTGAAGATTTATTATATATACGCCAACAAGGATATGAAGAACAAATCTTAGAATTAGTAAACTCAGGTACTCCGCTTATTGGTATTTGCGGTGGATATCAAATGTTAGGGAAAAAAATAGCAGACCCTGAACATACAGAGTCGAATTTAGATAGTATTGCAGGTATCGGACTGTTAGATATTGCCACAACATTTACACCTAGTAAAGTGACTCATCAAGTAACTGCTATCTGTAATAATAATGGTTTCTTAGGCGTAAAATTTAGCTGTGATGATTTGACAGGATACGAAATTCATATGGGACGTACTGAGTTTTTGGATAATCTCCAACACGCTTTTACGATCACTAGTCGATCAGATCAGCCACTAACATCTGTTGATGGGGTGGTACGTTCGGATGGCTTAGTCATGGGAACTTATATCCATGGTATTTTTGATAATGATGAATATCGCCGTAACCTACTGAATTCCTTAAGAATACGTAAAGGTTTAGCTCCTATTGAATCAGTGAATGACACTCACACCCGAAAAGAAAATAGTTATAATCGTTTAGCAGACACAGTGAGGAATAGTCTTAATATGGAATTAATTTATACACTTCTGGGTTCAGAATAA
- the cobU gene encoding bifunctional adenosylcobinamide kinase/adenosylcobinamide-phosphate guanylyltransferase, protein MQGKIVLITGGTRSGKSVFAEQYAAAQSDQVAYIATAHIYDQEMQSRVNLHRKRRPDTWQTFEAPYHADQIFLEAAKKADVILFDCLTLYTSNLLLSDSTPAKREERYQYIMEEIDKLLYSSRKSQATVIFVTNEVGMGIVPENALAREYRDIAGMVNQKIAAESDEVYLVICGLPVELKKIALQISKEVHHG, encoded by the coding sequence ATGCAAGGAAAAATTGTACTTATTACAGGCGGTACCAGAAGTGGGAAAAGTGTTTTTGCTGAGCAATATGCCGCTGCACAATCCGATCAAGTAGCGTATATTGCTACTGCTCATATTTATGATCAAGAAATGCAAAGCCGCGTAAATCTGCACCGTAAACGTCGGCCAGATACGTGGCAAACATTTGAAGCACCATATCATGCTGACCAAATATTCCTGGAGGCCGCTAAAAAAGCGGATGTTATCTTATTCGACTGCTTGACATTATACACGAGTAATTTGTTATTGTCAGATAGTACACCTGCCAAGCGAGAAGAAAGATATCAATACATCATGGAAGAAATCGATAAATTATTGTATTCTTCTCGTAAAAGTCAAGCTACAGTAATATTTGTTACAAATGAAGTAGGTATGGGTATTGTGCCAGAAAATGCGCTGGCTCGTGAATATCGTGATATCGCAGGTATGGTTAATCAAAAAATAGCTGCCGAATCTGATGAAGTATACTTGGTCATTTGTGGTTTGCCTGTCGAATTAAAGAAAATAGCTCTGCAGATTTCTAAGGAGGTACATCATGGCTAA